The region TAGAATTACTTTGAATTTTTTTGCTTTCGCATGTAGCTCTTTTTTCTAGAGGTCTGCTTGTTTTACTTCTAGAAAGCAATTTTAGAAACTTACAGCTGGCAGCAGCTATATGGCTGCATTTTAAATTATATCCACTTGAATGCAACTCTTTGAAGTCACTGCATGAACATTCTACTCCATCAAGTTTTTTCTTTTCAAAATTAATCTTAATATGTACATTAAATTCATCAGGTTTATTTTTGTCTCTTATCCTACTATAAATATGATATATATTATCTATCTTTTTTCCTCTAAAATATGTAACTAAACCACTATTTAAAGCATCTTCCCCTTCCTTTTTCATAAAGTCGGAAGTTCCTTCAAGTAATATGGATTTCAATTCACGTAACTTCAAATAATCACTTCCTTTAAAACACTACTGAGCCTCATTATCTAAACCCTGCAAATTAGCTGTATCCTTAGCAAAATTAATTATATCACAAAAAGCACTTATATTGATATGACGCCTATAAAGTGCTTTTATTGCTCCAATTTTTTCATTACTACCAAAGCAAATAAATAATAAACAAATATATCAAAACAATTATTTCAATCATTTCTTTTTTCCACTACATAAGATTTTGTCTTCTCTAAAATTAGATACTATTAGAATAATATCAAACACTGCAATTAATATAAACATTAATGAAATACAATATTTCTTTTTCACTAACTCACGTATTCCCATAAAAATAAAACTAACACTTATAAATGCATAAAATATAGATAACTTAGTATTGAATCCTAAAATACTTTTATTTCCATTTAATTTATTTATTCTGCCCTTATATGCTAGATACGGCATAAAGCTAAAGATGAATGTACAAATACTTAGAATAAATAATATAAAAGCAGCTATAAATACAGGTCTTATAAAAACAAATGAAATACATGATAAGGCTGCAAAAGCAATAACTGCAATTAGAGAATAAATGCTTCCCTTACACGTTAGTTTCTTCATTCTGGTATACTTATCTATTTCTGATTCACGTTCAGTATATATAGGTTTTGTTCCTTCCGGTGCCGAAAATATATGCATTATATTGCCTGATGAAACAACCCGTGTCCAACCTGCTTCTGAGAACAAATCAAAATATTCTTCAGTTGGCTCATCCTGATAATCAAGAGTATACTCTATATTCTGTGGCTTACCCCTTTTTAATTTATAAAAAAATTCACCTGAAATACCTTCTAATATCCATCCCTCTTTTGCATAATTTTTAAGTTTCTCCATATCGCTTTCTTCACTAAAAGCAAATCCACCAATAGCAAAATATTTATTCTTCATTTTGCCTCCCCCTTTATTTTAAAAAATGTTCAGCAAACTTGACCATTTTTTTCTTTCGTTCAATTTCCTGTATAAGTCTTTCACGTCCTAATTCTGTAATTCTATATACTTTCTTATTTTCATCTGGCACTTTAATTAACTCCACAAGTCCTGCTTTTAATAATTTTTTCAGTGTAGTATAAAGCGAAGCAGGACCAATTACAACTTCATTATCTGTTAATTCTTCAATCGTTTTCATAATCAAATAACCGTGCTTTTCCTCTATTACACTGGATAGAATATAGAAAGCTGAATCAGTTAATTCTCCTATATCAATAGAACCTTTTCGCGGCATAGTTCTCTCCCTCTTTGCAATTTACACTATATCATTAAATGATATATCATTAAATATAATATATCATTTAATAATATATTTGTCAAATATTTAGACAAAAATTAAGAGGAGCCATAAAGCTCCTCCTAAACTTACTATTTTAAACATTCTCCATTAGTTTCAATAACTTTTTTATACCAATAGAAACTCTTTTTCTTATATCTTTCTAGTGTTCCACTACCATCATCATTTCTATCTACATATATAAAACCATATCTCTTCTTAAGTTCAGCAGTTGATGCACTAACTAAATCTATGCAGCCCCATGTTGTGTATCCTATGAGTTCAACACCATCTTCAATTGCCTCTCTCGCTTGAACTAAGTGATCATTTAAGTAATTAATTCTATAGTCATCATTTACAGTCTTGTTGCCATTTTCATCAGTTACTAACTTATCAACAGCTCCTAAACCATTTTCAACGATAAATAAAGGTTTTTGATATCTATCATATAAGAGATTAAGTATGTATCTCAATCCCTCTGGGTCTATTTGCCATCCCCAATCTGAAGCTTTTAAATATGGATTTGGCACTCCAGAAATAATATT is a window of Clostridium pasteurianum DNA encoding:
- a CDS encoding DUF2812 domain-containing protein → MKNKYFAIGGFAFSEESDMEKLKNYAKEGWILEGISGEFFYKLKRGKPQNIEYTLDYQDEPTEEYFDLFSEAGWTRVVSSGNIMHIFSAPEGTKPIYTERESEIDKYTRMKKLTCKGSIYSLIAVIAFAALSCISFVFIRPVFIAAFILFILSICTFIFSFMPYLAYKGRINKLNGNKSILGFNTKLSIFYAFISVSFIFMGIRELVKKKYCISLMFILIAVFDIILIVSNFREDKILCSGKKK
- a CDS encoding PadR family transcriptional regulator, which translates into the protein MPRKGSIDIGELTDSAFYILSSVIEEKHGYLIMKTIEELTDNEVVIGPASLYTTLKKLLKAGLVELIKVPDENKKVYRITELGRERLIQEIERKKKMVKFAEHFLK